The following proteins are co-located in the Flammeovirga kamogawensis genome:
- a CDS encoding DUF4381 domain-containing protein, producing the protein MINTENNIGTVIPPAPIAFTFDAIGWTVVLCIIVLLLAILFIAIWRYKEKNKYRGEALLLLYKIDNKVPTSENVFAIDKILRRTAFTAFRDQKVKQLMQLDWKHYLDKKIKKNDLNDTDFLEVNQLIFSSPKKKIELESKYKNYYKYAEVWIRKHAL; encoded by the coding sequence ATGATCAATACAGAAAATAATATAGGAACGGTAATACCACCAGCACCTATTGCGTTTACTTTTGATGCAATTGGGTGGACAGTTGTATTATGTATTATAGTACTCCTTTTAGCTATTCTCTTTATAGCAATTTGGCGTTACAAAGAAAAGAACAAGTATAGGGGAGAAGCACTTTTGTTATTGTATAAAATAGATAATAAAGTACCAACATCTGAAAATGTTTTTGCGATTGATAAAATCTTGAGGAGAACAGCATTTACGGCTTTTAGAGATCAAAAAGTAAAACAATTGATGCAATTGGATTGGAAACATTACCTCGATAAAAAGATCAAAAAAAATGATTTAAATGATACAGATTTTTTAGAAGTGAATCAACTTATCTTTTCATCTCCCAAGAAAAAAATAGAACTCGAATCAAAATATAAAAACTATTATAAGTATGCCGAAGTTTGGATACGAAAACATGCACTTTGA
- a CDS encoding arylsulfatase, protein MREKVSRNLFLAFMCISMVLPMELTAQGKKGKKPNIIVMWGDDIGLYNISYWNRGLMGYKTPGIDRVANEGIAFTDYYGEQSCTAGRSSFITGQCGLRTGMTKVGLPKAPQGQKADDITLAEVLKNQGYVTGQFGKNHLGDSDESLPTKHGFDEFYGFLYHLNAMQEPEDADYPKDADFLKKFGPRGVLDCTSDGPVKDTGPLTIERMKTIDDDVNVRAKKFIDKAVAQDKPFFVWWNSSRMHFITHVKKESRGISGQGFYNDGMMEHDGHVGDMLDYLEEKGLTENTIVIYGTDNGPHFNAWPDGAITHFRSEKETNWEGAYRVPTFIRWPGKFKAGEVKNGLISHLDWLPTLAAAAGEPDIKEKLMKGGYKANGKSFKVHLDGYNMLPYLKGEVSQSPRNHFIYNNADAQIVALRYEQRNYVTGNSTFMAGGGTDGTPKVSDAEMSTAWKIVYAEQRGKTMELWSEPFTWLRMPKIFNLRRDPFERADHNSNNYWTWFINHPFVFYGGNDVVLEHIESYKEYPPSQRPGSFTMDGASEMVYKNFGIGPGESTGPGIKNK, encoded by the coding sequence ATGAGGGAAAAAGTATCAAGAAATTTATTTCTCGCCTTTATGTGTATTTCAATGGTTTTACCAATGGAATTAACAGCACAAGGTAAAAAGGGAAAAAAGCCTAACATTATTGTGATGTGGGGTGATGACATTGGCCTATATAATATAAGTTATTGGAATAGGGGTTTAATGGGCTACAAAACTCCTGGCATTGATAGAGTAGCAAATGAAGGGATTGCCTTTACTGATTACTATGGCGAACAATCTTGTACAGCTGGTAGATCATCATTTATTACTGGTCAATGTGGTTTACGTACAGGTATGACAAAAGTAGGGTTACCTAAAGCTCCTCAAGGGCAAAAAGCAGATGATATTACCCTGGCTGAAGTACTAAAAAATCAAGGGTACGTTACAGGACAATTTGGTAAAAATCATTTAGGAGATAGTGACGAAAGTTTACCAACAAAGCACGGTTTTGATGAGTTTTATGGATTCTTATATCACTTGAATGCGATGCAAGAGCCAGAAGATGCTGACTACCCAAAAGATGCAGATTTTTTAAAGAAATTTGGTCCTAGGGGAGTTCTTGATTGTACATCAGATGGCCCAGTAAAAGATACAGGTCCATTGACAATTGAAAGAATGAAAACAATTGACGATGATGTAAATGTTAGAGCAAAGAAATTTATTGATAAGGCTGTAGCTCAAGACAAACCTTTCTTCGTTTGGTGGAATTCATCGAGAATGCACTTTATCACTCACGTTAAAAAAGAATCTAGAGGTATTTCTGGACAAGGTTTTTATAACGATGGAATGATGGAGCATGATGGACACGTTGGAGATATGCTAGATTATTTAGAGGAAAAAGGGTTGACAGAAAATACAATTGTTATCTACGGTACAGATAATGGACCTCACTTTAATGCATGGCCAGATGGTGCAATCACGCATTTCCGTTCAGAAAAAGAAACCAACTGGGAAGGAGCGTATAGAGTTCCTACGTTTATTCGTTGGCCTGGTAAATTTAAAGCAGGTGAAGTTAAAAATGGTCTAATTTCTCACTTAGATTGGTTGCCTACTTTAGCTGCTGCTGCAGGCGAACCAGATATTAAAGAGAAGTTGATGAAAGGTGGTTATAAAGCCAATGGCAAATCGTTTAAAGTACATTTAGATGGTTATAACATGCTTCCATATTTAAAGGGAGAAGTGTCTCAATCGCCACGTAATCACTTTATTTATAATAATGCAGATGCTCAAATTGTAGCTTTACGTTATGAGCAAAGAAATTATGTAACAGGTAACTCAACCTTCATGGCAGGTGGAGGAACAGACGGTACTCCAAAAGTTTCTGATGCAGAAATGTCTACAGCATGGAAAATTGTTTATGCCGAACAGAGAGGAAAAACAATGGAACTTTGGTCGGAGCCATTTACATGGTTGAGAATGCCAAAAATCTTTAATTTAAGAAGAGATCCGTTTGAAAGAGCCGATCATAATTCTAATAATTACTGGACATGGTTTATCAATCACCCTTTTGTTTTTTATGGAGGTAACGATGTTGTATTAGAACATATCGAATCATATAAAGAATACCCACCATCTCAACGTCCTGGATCATTTACAATGGATGGAGCATCAGAAATGGTGTATAAAAACTTTGGTATTGGACCAGGAGAATCAACTGGACCAGGAATAAAAAATAAATAA
- a CDS encoding AAA family ATPase yields the protein MIDIIKDLEDRINAQIIGQEELVQSLVIGLITEGNILLEGLPGLAKTRAVNALSNVMDINMNRVQFTPDLLPSDITGTEIYNPEGKEAFQFKQGPIFTNLVLADEINRAPAKVQSALLEAMEEHQVTVAGKTYKMDPLFMVIATQNPVEQEGTYPLPEAQLDRFMMKVEITYLNKDSEEEMLKLVRREQKKSSDAKSQKKLDPKFIFECRDKLNDIEVSEAITKYIVRLIDASRFPDNYTSGLSKYISIGASPRGSIALDKAARCLALMKGKDYVDTDDVREIAHRILRHRIALTYQASADRKSSDDIVTELLKIVPIA from the coding sequence ATGATTGATATAATTAAAGACCTTGAAGATAGAATTAATGCTCAAATTATCGGTCAAGAAGAATTGGTGCAATCCTTAGTTATTGGACTGATTACTGAAGGTAATATTTTATTGGAGGGCTTGCCAGGCTTAGCCAAAACAAGAGCCGTTAATGCACTTAGTAATGTTATGGATATTAATATGAACCGTGTACAATTTACTCCAGATTTATTACCCTCTGATATTACAGGTACAGAAATTTATAACCCAGAAGGCAAAGAAGCTTTTCAGTTTAAACAAGGTCCTATTTTTACAAATTTGGTACTTGCAGATGAAATAAACCGTGCCCCAGCTAAAGTGCAATCAGCTTTATTAGAAGCAATGGAAGAACATCAAGTGACAGTGGCAGGGAAAACCTATAAAATGGATCCTTTATTTATGGTAATTGCTACTCAAAACCCTGTAGAGCAAGAAGGAACATACCCATTACCAGAAGCTCAGCTAGATAGATTTATGATGAAAGTAGAAATTACTTATCTGAATAAGGATAGCGAAGAAGAAATGCTAAAACTAGTGAGGAGAGAGCAAAAAAAGTCATCAGATGCTAAATCACAAAAAAAGCTTGACCCCAAATTTATCTTTGAATGTAGAGATAAATTAAATGATATAGAGGTTTCTGAAGCCATAACTAAATACATAGTTCGTTTAATAGATGCTTCAAGGTTTCCAGATAATTACACATCAGGTTTATCTAAATATATTAGTATTGGAGCAAGCCCTAGAGGAAGTATAGCACTTGATAAAGCAGCTAGATGCCTAGCTTTAATGAAAGGGAAAGATTATGTTGACACTGATGATGTTCGAGAAATTGCTCATAGAATATTAAGACACAGAATTGCCTTAACATATCAAGCAAGTGCAGATAGAAAATCATCGGACGATATAGTTACTGAATTATTAAAAATAGTACCCATTGCTTAA
- a CDS encoding DUF58 domain-containing protein codes for MSSSDLHISIQDLLELEGITEGTEFFKHQRVAGLLSGRHASMLRGRGLDFSEVRKYVMGDDIRNIDWKVTARTRETHTKVFSEEKERPQMVILDQSLAMLFGSSHQLKANIAIQMMAIHGFRALKMGDRFGGIIYNDEKTLMFRPSRSKTLFQALLEESLQLNHALISQKVKKNTKSDKINEALFQMLQIATHDYIINVITDATLLDEIGIERLGTLAQSNNVIVTHIYDPLDEKLPKQRMPLTDTHVQIDWEVSKEKQIAFEDNYKSVYQEVEKRLVNYRIPLIQFDTITPIRTQVKELLNDQYRK; via the coding sequence ATGTCATCTTCAGATTTACATATTAGTATTCAAGACCTTTTAGAACTAGAAGGGATTACAGAGGGAACTGAATTTTTTAAGCATCAGAGAGTAGCTGGATTATTATCTGGTAGGCATGCTTCTATGCTTAGAGGAAGAGGATTAGACTTTTCTGAAGTTCGAAAGTATGTAATGGGCGATGATATCAGAAACATTGATTGGAAAGTGACTGCCCGGACAAGAGAAACACATACTAAGGTTTTTAGCGAAGAAAAAGAACGACCTCAAATGGTAATTCTTGATCAAAGTTTAGCCATGTTGTTTGGTTCATCACATCAATTAAAAGCAAATATTGCTATTCAAATGATGGCTATTCATGGGTTTAGAGCTTTAAAAATGGGCGACAGATTTGGAGGGATAATATATAATGATGAGAAAACATTAATGTTTCGCCCATCACGAAGTAAAACACTTTTTCAGGCTTTACTTGAGGAAAGTTTACAATTAAACCATGCATTGATTAGTCAAAAAGTAAAAAAGAATACCAAAAGTGATAAAATAAATGAAGCTTTATTTCAGATGCTTCAGATAGCCACACATGATTACATTATAAATGTAATTACAGATGCAACCCTTTTAGACGAAATTGGAATTGAAAGACTAGGAACGTTGGCACAAAGTAACAATGTGATTGTAACACATATTTATGATCCTTTAGATGAAAAATTACCCAAACAAAGAATGCCTTTAACAGATACACATGTTCAGATTGATTGGGAAGTTTCTAAAGAAAAACAAATTGCCTTTGAAGATAATTATAAGTCTGTTTATCAGGAAGTAGAAAAGAGATTGGTAAATTATAGAATACCATTAATTCAGTTTGATACTATAACACCAATAAGAACCCAAGTAAAAGAATTGCTTAATGATCAATACAGAAAATAA
- a CDS encoding fused MFS/spermidine synthase, whose protein sequence is MTKNKQLLVLTLLLFISGITALIFQTLWVKQLGIVIGVDIYSTSIVISGFFTGLGVGNYYLGKYIERSSNPLKVYFNLEILTAISSAVISLLLFYTESTYVQIEAVIGKLAYIIPWLLIALPAFFMSGTFLALIKYYNPSKNKSGKSIGYLYGANTAGAILGALSTPFIVIPIFGVVGAGLFTACINLLLGAYVYFFMLNKDTPLSTDTSKNSKNSGFHIGYILYGITGFIGISQEILWGQIIVQFQNTRTYAFATMLAIYLLGLALGNLIMGKYVDKIKNLWKTFGLLTFGSIFCTLFSIGILGSWTLEYQVEFGNSIYDLYSSKGAMMMGRFLFISSFFILIPTTFMGAIFPVITQLVSKGNHLSEVSGKLLAWNTIGGVLGSLVTGFILFPTLGVIYTLFLLLALSIGVSFAAFYQTSSTKKYAPSFALGLLFIAFIPNTKFIDLLLEKETGDIVYFKEGIGNTVAVIEQGEGDRIFRRLYIQGVSNTGDVFPSLRYMRLQSFIPLITFNGKPKSALVVGLGTGITAGALLKFPELEERAVVELLPEVVEATNKFVGNYQLAQDENINIFVDDGRHKLMKETRTYDLITLEPPPPTAVGVNNLYSKDFYELCRSRLTTNGMMAQWWPITTQTVAASESLVKAILEVFPYANLWTTEMHEMLIIGSMQPLTLDLELIRKRLAYPDVKKALNEVGIHNEAQFLSTYVMGRGGLHVFSRNAEPVSDNHPILEYDGWVNKSILTEILPQLLDAQENIPNLSEGLKNEVDYERENLHRFYYAGMASYVGRRDVWSMLLTDLYKYDDKNAYYNWYDPK, encoded by the coding sequence ATGACCAAGAATAAGCAACTCTTAGTATTAACACTTTTACTTTTTATTTCTGGCATTACCGCTTTAATTTTCCAAACATTGTGGGTAAAACAATTAGGAATAGTTATAGGAGTCGACATCTATTCTACATCTATTGTTATTAGTGGCTTCTTTACCGGGTTAGGAGTAGGAAATTATTATTTAGGCAAGTACATTGAAAGGTCTAGTAACCCTTTAAAAGTTTATTTCAACCTAGAAATATTAACAGCAATATCTAGTGCTGTTATTAGCCTTCTGTTGTTTTATACAGAGAGCACATATGTTCAAATTGAAGCTGTTATTGGAAAGTTAGCCTACATTATCCCTTGGTTACTTATTGCACTACCAGCCTTCTTTATGAGTGGTACTTTTTTAGCACTTATTAAATATTACAATCCTTCTAAAAACAAATCGGGGAAAAGTATTGGTTATTTATATGGAGCAAATACTGCAGGAGCAATTCTTGGGGCTTTAAGTACTCCATTTATTGTCATTCCTATATTTGGTGTTGTGGGTGCAGGTTTATTTACCGCGTGTATAAACCTGTTACTAGGAGCATATGTTTATTTTTTCATGTTAAATAAAGATACTCCTCTTTCTACAGATACTTCTAAAAACTCTAAAAATAGTGGTTTTCACATTGGATACATACTTTATGGAATAACTGGTTTTATTGGTATCTCACAAGAAATCTTATGGGGTCAAATTATCGTACAATTCCAAAATACACGTACATATGCTTTTGCTACAATGTTGGCTATTTATTTATTAGGACTAGCACTAGGTAATCTAATAATGGGTAAATATGTTGATAAGATTAAAAACCTATGGAAGACATTTGGTTTACTTACTTTCGGAAGCATTTTTTGTACACTATTTTCTATTGGTATTCTTGGTAGTTGGACTTTAGAGTACCAAGTTGAATTTGGAAATTCTATATATGATTTATACTCTAGTAAAGGTGCTATGATGATGGGACGTTTTCTGTTTATTAGTAGCTTCTTTATTTTAATTCCTACCACTTTTATGGGAGCAATTTTCCCAGTTATTACCCAACTTGTTAGTAAAGGAAATCACCTTTCTGAAGTAAGTGGAAAATTACTGGCATGGAATACCATTGGTGGTGTACTTGGTAGTTTAGTTACAGGGTTTATTCTATTTCCTACTTTAGGAGTCATTTATACTTTATTTCTTTTATTAGCACTCTCAATTGGTGTTTCATTCGCGGCATTCTATCAAACATCTTCGACAAAAAAATATGCTCCTTCTTTTGCATTAGGTCTACTTTTTATCGCCTTCATACCAAATACAAAATTTATCGATTTACTATTAGAAAAAGAGACAGGTGATATTGTATACTTCAAAGAAGGTATTGGTAATACAGTAGCAGTAATTGAACAAGGCGAAGGGGATAGAATATTTAGACGGTTGTACATTCAAGGTGTTTCTAATACTGGAGATGTGTTCCCATCTTTAAGATATATGCGTCTGCAATCTTTTATTCCGCTTATTACATTTAACGGAAAACCAAAGTCTGCACTAGTTGTAGGGTTAGGTACAGGAATTACAGCAGGAGCTCTATTAAAATTTCCAGAATTAGAAGAAAGGGCGGTTGTAGAATTATTACCTGAAGTAGTGGAAGCTACGAATAAGTTTGTAGGAAATTATCAATTAGCACAAGATGAAAATATAAATATTTTTGTTGATGATGGGCGACACAAATTAATGAAAGAAACACGGACGTATGATTTAATTACATTAGAACCACCACCTCCAACTGCAGTAGGTGTTAACAATCTATATAGTAAAGATTTTTACGAGTTGTGTAGGTCAAGATTAACCACAAATGGAATGATGGCACAATGGTGGCCAATTACAACACAGACCGTTGCAGCATCAGAATCTCTAGTTAAGGCTATATTAGAAGTTTTTCCGTATGCTAATTTATGGACCACAGAGATGCACGAAATGTTAATTATTGGTTCTATGCAACCTCTTACATTAGATTTAGAGTTAATCAGAAAAAGGTTAGCCTACCCAGATGTAAAAAAAGCTCTTAATGAAGTTGGTATACACAACGAAGCGCAGTTTTTAAGTACATACGTTATGGGGAGAGGTGGTTTACATGTTTTTAGTAGAAACGCTGAACCAGTATCAGATAATCACCCAATATTAGAATATGATGGATGGGTTAACAAATCTATTCTTACAGAAATTCTTCCTCAATTATTAGATGCTCAAGAAAATATTCCAAATCTTTCCGAAGGATTAAAAAATGAAGTTGATTATGAACGGGAAAACCTTCATCGTTTTTATTATGCAGGCATGGCAAGTTATGTAGGTAGAAGAGATGTTTGGTCTATGTTACTCACAGATCTGTACAAATACGACGATAAAAATGCCTATTACAATTGGTATGACCCTAAATAA